A genomic window from Lepisosteus oculatus isolate fLepOcu1 chromosome 27, fLepOcu1.hap2, whole genome shotgun sequence includes:
- the LOC102687313 gene encoding potassium-transporting ATPase alpha chain 1, whose translation MSKTDSYEVFVEMERTGNGDMEAKIKKKKIKKKEKLESMKREMDIDDHEISIEELEMKYTTSVNKGMSSSLAAQILERDGPNELKPPKGTPEYVKFARQLAGGLQCLMWVAAVICFIAFGILCAQGNLTSDDDLYLAITLIAVVVVTGCFGYYQEFKSTNIIASFKNLVPQQAMVIRDGQKNQINANQLVVGDLVEIKGGDRVPADIRIITSQGCKVDNSSLTGESEPQTRSPECTHENPLETRNIAFFSTTCLEGVATGIIINTGDRTIIGRIASLASGVGNEKTPIAIEIEHFVDIIAGLAIFFGGTFFVVAMVIGYQFLEAMIFFMAIVVAYVPEGLLATVTVCLSLTAKRLARKNCVVKNLEAVETLGSTSVICSDKTGTLTQNRMTVSHLWFDNHIHAADTTEDQSGQSFDQSSETWRSLSRVAGLCNRAVFKPNQDSVPIPKRGVVGDASETALLKFTELTVGNIMDYRNRFKKICEIPFNSTNKFQLSIHELEDPLDLRYLLVMKGAPERILERCATILIKGQELPLDEQWREAFQTAYMDLGGLGERVLGFCHLYLNEKECPRGYSFDTDEMNFPTSGLCFAGLISMIDPPRATVPDAVMKCRTAGIRVVMVTGDHPITAKAIAANVGIISEGSETVEDIAQRLRIPVEQVNRRDARACVINGGQLKDMSSEELDDALRWHPEMVFARTSPQQKLIIVESCQRLGSIVAVTGDGVNDSPALKKADIGIAMGIAGSDAAKNAADMILLDDNFASIVTGVEQGRLIFDNLKKSIAYTLTKNIPELTPYLIYITVSVPLPLGCITILFIELATDIFPSVSLAYEKAESDIMHLKPRNPRRDRLVNEALAAYSYFQIGAIQSFAGFTDYFTAMAQEGWYPLLCVGLRSYWENTHLQDLQDSYGQEWTFSQRLYQEYTCYTVFFVSIEICQISDVLIRKTRRLSVFQQGFFRNKVLVSAIVFQLCLGNLLCYCPGMPNIFNFMPIRVQWWFVPLPYGILIFVYDEIRKLGVRRHPGSWWDQELYY comes from the exons ATGAGTAAAACG GACTCGTACGAGGTGTTCGTGGAGATGGAGCGGACGGGGAACGGAGACATGGAGGCCAAGatcaagaagaagaagataaagaagaaggagaagctggagagcatgaagagagagatggacatt GACGATCATGAGATCAGCATAGAGGAGCTGGAGATGAAGTACACCACCAGTGTCAACAAG gggaTGTCCAGCAGCTTGGCTGCTCAGATTCTGGAACGTGATGGCCCTAACGAGCTGAAACCTCCAAAGGGGACCCCAGAATACGTCAAGTTTGCCCGACAGCTGGCTGGGGGGCTGCAGTGCCTGATGTGGGTTGCCGCGGTGATCTGTTTCATCGCCTTCGGGATCTTGTGTGCCCAGGGCAACCTGACCAGCGATGATGAT CTCTACCTGGCCATCACCCTGATCGCCGTCGTGGTCGTCACTGGCTGCTTCGGCTACTACCAGGAGTTCAAGAGCACGAATATCATCGCCAGCTTCAAGAACCTCGTGCCGCAG CAAGCCATGGTCATCCGGGACGGTCAGAAGAACCAGATCAATGCCAACCAGCTGGTGGTGGGCGACCTGGTGGAGATCAAGGGTGGCGACAGGGTGCCGGCCGACATCCGCATCATCACCTCGCAGGGCTGCAAG GTCGACAACTCCTCCCTGACGGGCGAGTCGGAGCCCCAGACCCGCAGCCCAGAGTGCACCCACGAGAACCCGCTGGAGACCCGGAACATCGCCTTCTTCTCCACCACCTGCCTGGAGG GTGTGGCCACGGGCATCATCATCAACACAGGCGACCGCACCATCATCGGCCGCATCGCCAGCTTGGCGTCGGGCGTGGGCAACGAGAAGACACCCATCGCCATCGAGATCGAGCACTTCGTCGACATCATCGCCGGCTTGGCCATCTTCTTCGGAGGCACCTTCTTCGTGGTCGCCATGGTGATTGGTTACCAGTTCCTGGAAGCTATGATCTTCTTCATGGCCATCGTGGTGGCATACGTCCCCGAAGGGCTGCTGGCCACCGTCACT GTGTGTCTGTCCCTGACAGCCAAGCGTCTGGCCCGTAAGAACTGTGTGGTGAAGAACCTGGAGGCGGTGGAGACGCTGGGCTCCACCTCGGTCATCTGCTCCGACAAGACCGGCACCCTGACGCAGAACCGCATGACCGTGTCACACCTGTGGTTCGACAACCACATTCATGCTGCCGACACCACAGAGGACCAGTCTG GCCAGAGCTTCGACCAGTCCTCGGAGACGTGGCGCTCCCTCAGCAGGGTCGCCGGGCTGTGTAACCGCGCCGTCTTCAAGCCCAACCAGGACTCCGTCCCCATCCCCAAG AGGGGGGTAGTGGGGGACGCCTCGGAGACAGCCTTGCTGAAATTCACAGAGCTCACAGTGGGCAACATCATGGACTACAGAAACCGCTTCAAGAAAATCTGCGAGATCCCGTTCAACTCCACGAACAAGTTCCAG CTGTCCATACACGAGCTGGAGGACCCCCTGGACCTGCGGTACCTGCTGGTGATGAAGGGCGCCCCCGAGAGGATCCTGGAGCGCTGCGCCACCATCCTCATCAAGGGCCAGGAGCTGCCGCTGGACGAGCAGTGGAGGGAGGCCTTTCAGACCGCCTACATGGACCTGGGGGGACTGGGCGAGAGGGTGCTGG GGTTCTGCCACCTGTACCTGAATGAGAAGGAGTGCCCGCGGGGCTACAGCTTCGACACGGACGAGATGAACTTCCCCACCAGCGGGCTGTGCTTCGCCGGACTCATCTCCATGATCGACCCGCCCCGCGCCACGGTGCCGGACGCCGTCATGAAGTGCCGCACAGCTGGGATCAGG GTTGTCATGGTGACGGGGGATCACCCCATCACGGCCAAGGCCATAGCGGCGAACGTGGGCATCATCTCGGAGGGCAGCGAGACGGTGGAGGACATCGCCCAGCGGCTGCGCATCCCGGTGGAGCAGGTGAACAGGAG GGACGCCCGCGCCTGTGTGATTAACGGCGGGCAGCTGAAGGACATGAGCAGCGAGGAGCTGGACGACGCCCTGCGCTGGCACCCGGAGATGGTGTTCGCCCGCACCTCGCCCCAGCAGAAGCTCATCATCGTGGAGAGCTGCCAGAGGCTG GGCTCCATCgtggctgtgacaggagatggGGTGAACGACTCCCCAGCTCTGAAGAAGGCCGACATCGGGATTGCCATGGGGATCGCTGGGTCGGACGCGGCCAAGAACGCAGCTGATATGATCCTACTGGACGACAACTTTGCCTCCATCGTCACTGGAGTGGAGCAGG GCCGGCTGATCTTTGACAATCTGAAGAAGTCCATCGCCTATACCTTGACGAAGAACATCCCTGAGCTGACGCCTTACCTGATCTACATCACTGTCAGTGTGCCCCTTCCTCTGGGCTGCATCACCATCCTCTTCATTGAGTTGGCCACCGACATT TTCCCCTCTGTATCCTTGGCCTATGAGAAGGCAGAGAGTGACATCATGCACCTGAAGCCACGAAACCCCCGCCGAGACCGGCTGGTGAATGAAGCACTGGCCGCTTACTCCTACTTCCAGATTG GTGCGATCCAGTCCTTTGCTGGGTTCACAGATTACTTCACAGCCATGGCCCAGGAGGGCTGGTACCCCCTGCTGTGTGTGGGGCTGCGTTCCTACTGGGAGAACACCCACCTGCAGGATCTCCAGGACAGCTACGGACAGGAATGG ACCTTCAGCCAGCGTCTCTATCAGGAGTACACCTGCTACACCGTCTTCTTCGTCAGCATCGAGATCTGCCAGATCTCCGATGTGCTCATCCGGAAGACCCGCCGCCTGTCTGTATTCCAGCAGGGCTTCTTCAG GAACAAGGTGCTGGTGTCTGCCATCGTCTTCCAGCTATGTCTGGGCAACCTGCTATGCTACTGCCCGGGGATGCCCAACATCTTCAACTTCATGCCCATCCG AGTGCAGTGGTGGTTTGTCCCACTGCCCTATGGAATCCTCATCTTTGTGTACGACGAGATCAGGAAGCTGGGAGTGCGGAGGCATCCTGGGA GCTGGTGGGACCAGGAGCTGTACTACTAA